A single Candidatus Thalassolituus haligoni DNA region contains:
- a CDS encoding SIR2 family protein has product MASSELLQTLTNGLRTGQIIPYLGAGTLNGVVETTTGEAIPADSDSLILAMNDGKPMAPRLMYEFPRAAMNLENKKGRKFIERFLTTQYGERQWSQSSFHQWLATMELPYIVDINRDTQLQNAYQGRAHTLIVGISRIAGTDYRFRIFQSDGNEYSEIDQASVDTQLPVLFKPMGTPVPDPCYIASDADYVDYITELMGGFAIPGFLKEYRQGKQYLFAGIRMQRDTERMVLSDMIYNAGEPAGWVLMPEPNDKERRFCDKKNLVIVEADFSDLMAEAQALSA; this is encoded by the coding sequence ATGGCAAGCTCGGAGCTTCTGCAAACACTGACCAACGGTCTGCGCACAGGGCAGATTATCCCTTACCTGGGCGCAGGAACATTAAACGGTGTCGTAGAAACCACCACTGGCGAAGCGATTCCAGCCGACAGTGACAGCCTGATATTGGCAATGAATGACGGCAAACCCATGGCCCCGCGATTGATGTACGAATTTCCCCGTGCAGCAATGAATCTGGAAAACAAGAAAGGCCGCAAGTTTATCGAGCGTTTTCTGACCACCCAGTACGGCGAACGCCAATGGAGCCAGTCTTCCTTCCACCAGTGGCTGGCCACGATGGAATTGCCCTACATCGTTGATATCAATCGCGATACCCAGCTACAAAATGCTTACCAGGGCCGCGCCCATACACTGATTGTAGGTATCTCGCGGATTGCCGGAACAGACTATCGTTTCCGAATTTTCCAGTCCGATGGCAATGAATACAGCGAAATAGACCAGGCCAGCGTCGACACTCAGCTGCCCGTACTGTTCAAACCAATGGGTACACCGGTTCCCGATCCTTGTTACATTGCCTCCGACGCCGACTACGTTGATTACATCACCGAACTGATGGGTGGCTTCGCCATTCCTGGTTTCCTCAAGGAATATCGCCAGGGCAAACAGTACCTGTTCGCCGGTATACGGATGCAACGGGATACCGAGCGTATGGTACTGAGCGATATGATCTACAACGCTGGTGAACCTGCTGGTTGGGTACTGATGCCGGAGCCTAATGACAAGGAACGTCGCTTTTGCGACAAAAAGAATCTGGTGATTGTTGAAGCCGATTTCAGCGATCTGATGGCCGAAGCACAAGCCTTGTCTGCCTGA
- the malQ gene encoding 4-alpha-glucanotransferase — translation MMMATTATTDARCAGILLHPTSLPSGKLDATAGTFLDWMTAAHLTVWQMLPLTEPLDGLSPYQGISAFAFNPALLPDNWQAEVDPQALATFMANPPHWLLPYARFTLLKSLFGGSAWNQWPDIYKFRNPQALAQLDQSHVAELQAICTQQFALIQCWQQLKADANTRGIRLFGDIPIFVAYDSVDVWSNPDEFRLDDNLDPTVVTGVPPDYFSETGQRWGNPHYNWPTMEANGFRWWQQRMAWSLELFDLVRIDHFRGLEASWEIVASEPTAMQGTWVKAPGHELLAALQASHNPLPVIAEDLGIITPEVVALKESFGLPGMSVLQFGFNGLPDNPHALAEQVENSVVYTGTHDNETTLGWWQALQDEGQKSWILSQLDLTTGDMPWPLINAAFHSPAHMAIVPLQDFLGLDNQARMNTPGTIVDNWQWRYDPQQLTSTLAQRIAALADAAKRSPC, via the coding sequence ATGATGATGGCTACTACCGCAACAACCGATGCCCGCTGCGCCGGGATTCTGCTCCATCCCACCTCGCTGCCCTCCGGCAAACTGGATGCCACAGCAGGGACGTTTCTCGACTGGATGACAGCCGCTCACCTGACGGTGTGGCAGATGCTGCCGTTAACCGAACCGCTGGATGGCCTGTCGCCCTATCAGGGAATCTCGGCTTTTGCGTTTAATCCAGCCTTGTTGCCTGACAACTGGCAAGCAGAGGTTGACCCACAAGCGCTGGCGACTTTTATGGCCAATCCGCCCCACTGGCTGTTGCCTTACGCTCGTTTTACATTATTAAAAAGCCTGTTCGGGGGCAGCGCCTGGAATCAGTGGCCCGATATCTACAAGTTCCGTAATCCTCAGGCTCTGGCGCAACTCGACCAAAGCCATGTTGCCGAGCTGCAAGCCATCTGTACGCAACAATTTGCCCTGATCCAGTGCTGGCAACAACTGAAAGCCGACGCCAATACCCGTGGTATCCGGCTGTTTGGGGATATTCCGATTTTTGTTGCCTACGACAGTGTTGATGTCTGGAGCAATCCCGACGAATTCAGGCTCGACGATAACCTCGACCCCACCGTCGTGACCGGCGTGCCACCGGATTATTTTTCTGAAACCGGCCAGCGCTGGGGCAACCCCCACTACAACTGGCCCACCATGGAGGCCAACGGCTTTCGCTGGTGGCAACAGCGCATGGCCTGGAGCCTGGAACTGTTTGATCTGGTGCGTATCGACCATTTCCGTGGCCTCGAAGCCAGTTGGGAAATCGTCGCCAGTGAACCAACAGCCATGCAGGGAACCTGGGTCAAGGCACCGGGGCATGAACTGCTGGCGGCGTTACAAGCCAGCCATAATCCGCTGCCCGTGATCGCCGAAGACCTCGGTATCATTACCCCGGAAGTGGTCGCGCTGAAGGAATCCTTTGGTCTGCCCGGTATGTCAGTACTGCAATTCGGTTTTAACGGCTTGCCCGACAACCCCCATGCGTTGGCCGAGCAGGTAGAAAATTCAGTGGTTTATACCGGCACCCACGACAACGAAACCACCTTGGGCTGGTGGCAGGCATTACAGGACGAGGGTCAGAAAAGCTGGATACTGTCGCAACTTGACCTGACAACTGGCGATATGCCCTGGCCGCTGATCAACGCCGCATTCCACTCGCCTGCCCACATGGCCATTGTGCCGTTGCAGGATTTCCTGGGCCTGGATAATCAGGCCCGAATGAATACCCCCGGAACCATCGTCGACAACTGGCAATGGCGTTATGATCCACAACAACTGACCAGTACCCTGGCACAACGGATTGCTGCGTTGGCGGATGCCGCCAAACGCTCCCCCTGCTGA
- the glgA gene encoding glycogen synthase GlgA — MNILFATSEIHPVIKTGGLADVSGGLPNAYSRLDHQVRVVLPGYLAVWEKLTDVHKIAEFHTGTTFYNHPVVIKEARSSGIDVPLWIVDIPELFDRPGNPYLAADGSDWWDNGERFGVFSRIVAELAMDKHGIGWRADLVQANDWQTGLVPAFLAEESQPPATIFTIHNMAYQGNFPNSLFNYLNLPWHWWSAEGGLEFHGQMSMLKAGIEKADWVTTVSPTYAKEITWPEFAYGLEGVMARKLGEGRLVGIINGIDQDVWNPATDRLIARTYSAEKGRVAAKAENKRALLNHFGWHESEIDPNIPVIGMVGRLVWQKGVDLVLDLIPQILEQENAIFVVLGSGDREHHDALQRLAIYYPRRVLVYLGYSEALAHLVEAGSDIFLMPSRFEPCGLNQIYSLMYGTPPIVHSTGGLADTVVNATVENLDNGTATGFVFYDPSLHALKSTLQHALYLFGKKRSWQKLQKQGMQQHFGWQDSAQQYLNLIQ; from the coding sequence ATGAATATATTGTTTGCCACTTCCGAAATTCATCCGGTCATAAAGACCGGCGGTCTGGCGGATGTATCGGGCGGCCTGCCCAATGCCTACTCCCGGCTCGACCATCAGGTACGGGTCGTGCTGCCCGGTTACCTGGCCGTGTGGGAAAAACTCACCGACGTCCACAAGATTGCCGAATTCCACACGGGTACAACTTTTTACAACCACCCGGTAGTGATCAAGGAAGCCCGCAGCAGTGGTATCGATGTGCCGCTGTGGATTGTCGATATCCCGGAACTGTTTGATCGCCCTGGCAACCCGTATCTGGCCGCCGACGGTAGTGACTGGTGGGACAACGGCGAACGTTTCGGCGTGTTCTCCCGCATTGTTGCCGAGCTGGCGATGGACAAACATGGCATCGGCTGGCGTGCTGACCTGGTGCAAGCCAATGACTGGCAAACCGGGCTGGTACCGGCATTTTTGGCGGAAGAGTCACAACCACCAGCCACTATCTTTACCATTCACAACATGGCCTATCAGGGCAATTTCCCCAACAGCCTGTTCAACTACCTGAACCTGCCATGGCACTGGTGGAGCGCCGAAGGCGGGCTGGAATTCCATGGTCAGATGTCGATGTTAAAAGCAGGCATCGAAAAAGCCGATTGGGTCACCACCGTCAGCCCGACCTACGCCAAAGAGATTACCTGGCCAGAATTCGCCTACGGACTGGAAGGCGTGATGGCCCGCAAACTGGGCGAAGGCCGCCTGGTGGGTATTATCAACGGCATCGACCAGGACGTCTGGAACCCGGCAACCGACCGTTTGATTGCCCGTACCTACAGCGCCGAAAAAGGCCGGGTAGCCGCCAAAGCCGAAAACAAAAGAGCCCTGCTCAATCATTTTGGCTGGCACGAATCCGAAATAGACCCAAACATACCGGTGATCGGCATGGTCGGACGTCTGGTCTGGCAAAAAGGCGTGGATCTGGTACTCGACCTGATTCCGCAAATCCTTGAGCAGGAAAATGCCATATTTGTCGTACTGGGAAGCGGTGACCGTGAGCACCATGACGCATTACAGCGACTGGCCATTTATTATCCTCGCAGGGTGCTGGTATATCTCGGCTATTCCGAGGCACTGGCCCACCTGGTGGAAGCGGGCTCCGACATATTCCTGATGCCATCCCGCTTTGAACCCTGTGGCCTTAACCAGATTTATAGCCTGATGTATGGCACCCCACCGATTGTGCACAGCACCGGCGGCCTCGCAGACACCGTCGTCAATGCTACGGTCGAGAACCTCGACAATGGTACGGCGACGGGCTTCGTGTTCTACGACCCCAGCCTGCACGCCCTGAAATCAACACTACAACACGCCCTGTACCTGTTTGGTAAAAAACGGAGCTGGCAAAAATTGCAGAAACAAGGCATGCAACAGCACTTTGGCTGGCAAGACAGCGCCCAACAATATCTGAACCTGATTCAGTAA
- the nifH gene encoding nitrogenase iron protein has protein sequence MAMRQCAIYGKGGIGKSTTTQNLVAALAEAGKKVMIVGCDPKADSTRLILHSKAQNTIMEMAAEAGTVEDLELEDVLKSGYGDIRCVESGGPEPGVGCAGRGVITAINFLEEEGAYEDDLDFVFYDVLGDVVCGGFAMPIRENKAQEIYIVVSGEMMAMYAANNICKGIVKYANSGSVRLAGLICNSRNTDKEDELIEGLAAAIGTQMIHFIPRDNVVQRAEIRRMTVIEYDPTAKQADEYRALANKIIENKNLVIPNPVTMDELEELLMQFGIMEEEDTSVVGKTAAELAAEA, from the coding sequence ATGGCTATGCGTCAATGCGCCATTTATGGCAAAGGCGGTATCGGTAAGTCCACTACCACTCAGAACCTGGTGGCTGCTCTGGCAGAAGCTGGCAAAAAAGTAATGATTGTTGGCTGCGATCCAAAAGCAGACTCCACTCGTTTGATCCTTCACTCCAAAGCTCAGAACACCATCATGGAGATGGCTGCTGAAGCGGGCACTGTGGAAGATCTGGAACTGGAAGACGTACTGAAAAGTGGTTACGGAGACATCCGTTGCGTTGAGTCCGGTGGTCCAGAGCCCGGTGTTGGTTGTGCCGGTCGCGGTGTCATCACAGCGATCAACTTCCTCGAAGAAGAAGGTGCTTACGAAGACGATCTGGACTTCGTGTTCTACGACGTACTGGGTGATGTTGTGTGTGGTGGTTTCGCCATGCCGATTCGTGAGAACAAAGCTCAGGAAATCTACATCGTTGTATCCGGTGAGATGATGGCTATGTATGCCGCCAACAACATCTGTAAGGGTATCGTGAAATACGCGAACTCTGGCAGCGTGCGTCTGGCTGGCCTGATTTGTAACAGCCGTAACACCGATAAAGAAGATGAGCTGATTGAAGGTCTGGCTGCTGCTATCGGCACTCAGATGATTCACTTCATCCCACGTGACAACGTGGTACAGCGCGCTGAAATCCGTCGTATGACTGTGATTGAGTACGATCCAACTGCCAAGCAGGCAGATGAGTACCGTGCTCTGGCCAACAAGATTATCGAGAACAAAAACCTCGTTATTCCTAACCCGGTCACCATGGATGAGCTGGAAGAATTGCTGATGCAATTCGGCATCATGGAAGAAGAAGACACCAGTGTTGTCGGCAAGACTGCTGCTGAGCTCGCAGCCGAAGCTTAA
- a CDS encoding glycogen/starch/alpha-glucan phosphorylase, which translates to MSEPTHAATPETLSPQAQRELIEELLKKVGMNVTDIEEDFVNYLYNMLGRNLASEPDYHYKALAYAVRDRVMKLWKQTWAGYHQEKSKKAYYLSMEFLIGRSLSNNMLNLGIEDKVDLAIYKLGLALEHIEDAEADAGLGNGGLGRLAACFMDSCATLRLPVMGYGLRYEYGMFKQLIQNGHQIEAPDHWLGYDSYPWEFQRREYTRVIRFGGVSRPYRDHQTGRLTVRWEDTEEVLAVPYDVPIPGYKNNTVNTLRLWSAQATEIFNFSEFNRGSYFEAVSSKAEAENITMVLYPNDASENGKELRLKQQYFLVSASLQDVVAQWIEQHGHNVDDFDTHNVFQLNDTHPSLAVAELMRILIDDLGLEWDKAWKITSNCMAYTNHTLLPEALERWQVSLFQKLLPRLLDIIYEINTRFLKQVAMKWPGDNDRLRQMSVIDEHQNVRMAYLAIVGSFSVNGVAALHSQLLKDGLFNDFYQLWPWKFNNKTNGVTQRRWIASSNPGLRKLLADTIGEGWITHLDELTAIEQQIDNHSFRQAWIEVKRDNKKRLAQLVQQDTGVVFNPDSMFDVQVKRIHEYKRQLLNVLHVIHLYARIKRGDTANWTNRCVLIGGKAAPGYFMAKTIIKLVNNVADIINNDPEVGDKLKLAFIPNYRVSVMEIIAPGTDLSEQISTAGKEASGTGNMKFMMNGAVTIGTLDGANVEILEAAGEDNFFLFGLKTDEVAELRHQYHPQSYIDSDHDLQSVFNLLESGHFNHFEPGLFDDLINGMKSPGDPWVTLADFRSFVDAQQQAATAFRNVERWTSMSIINSARSGVFSTDRTISQYNEEIWKLTPVGDGD; encoded by the coding sequence ATGTCGGAACCTACACATGCGGCAACCCCGGAAACCCTGTCTCCACAAGCACAACGCGAGTTAATTGAAGAGCTGTTGAAAAAAGTCGGTATGAACGTCACCGACATCGAAGAGGATTTTGTTAACTACCTCTACAACATGCTGGGTCGCAATCTGGCCTCAGAACCCGACTACCACTACAAGGCACTCGCCTATGCCGTACGCGACCGGGTGATGAAGCTGTGGAAGCAAACCTGGGCCGGTTACCATCAGGAAAAAAGCAAAAAAGCTTATTACCTGTCGATGGAGTTTCTTATCGGCCGCTCGCTGAGCAACAACATGCTCAACCTCGGTATCGAAGACAAGGTCGACCTGGCCATTTATAAATTGGGCCTGGCGCTGGAACACATCGAAGATGCCGAAGCCGATGCCGGCCTCGGCAATGGTGGTCTTGGTCGACTGGCGGCCTGCTTTATGGACTCCTGTGCCACCCTGCGACTGCCAGTGATGGGCTACGGCCTGCGTTATGAATACGGCATGTTCAAACAGCTGATCCAGAACGGCCACCAGATTGAAGCTCCAGATCATTGGCTTGGCTACGATAGCTACCCGTGGGAATTCCAGCGCCGCGAATACACCCGCGTGATCCGCTTTGGGGGCGTATCCCGTCCCTACCGCGATCATCAGACCGGCCGTCTGACCGTACGCTGGGAAGACACCGAAGAAGTACTGGCAGTACCGTATGACGTACCGATTCCTGGCTACAAAAACAACACCGTCAATACCCTGCGGTTATGGTCAGCCCAGGCCACCGAAATATTCAACTTCTCCGAATTTAACCGGGGCTCCTACTTCGAAGCAGTATCTTCCAAGGCCGAAGCCGAAAATATCACCATGGTGTTGTACCCCAACGACGCCAGTGAAAACGGCAAGGAACTGCGCCTGAAACAGCAGTACTTCCTGGTCTCAGCCTCGCTGCAAGATGTGGTGGCCCAATGGATTGAACAACACGGTCACAACGTCGACGACTTTGATACCCATAACGTCTTCCAGCTCAATGATACTCACCCGAGTCTGGCGGTCGCCGAGCTGATGCGAATCCTGATTGACGACCTGGGGCTGGAGTGGGACAAGGCCTGGAAAATCACCAGCAACTGCATGGCCTATACCAACCACACCCTGCTGCCGGAAGCACTGGAACGCTGGCAAGTCTCGTTGTTCCAGAAACTGCTGCCGCGCTTGCTCGACATTATTTACGAAATCAATACCCGCTTCCTCAAGCAGGTAGCGATGAAATGGCCTGGCGACAATGATCGTCTGCGGCAGATGTCGGTGATCGACGAACACCAGAACGTGCGTATGGCCTACCTCGCCATTGTTGGCAGCTTCTCGGTGAATGGCGTCGCGGCGCTGCACTCACAACTGCTGAAAGATGGTCTGTTCAATGATTTTTACCAACTGTGGCCATGGAAATTCAACAACAAGACCAACGGTGTAACCCAGCGCCGCTGGATTGCCAGTTCCAACCCCGGATTACGCAAACTGCTGGCCGACACCATTGGTGAAGGCTGGATTACCCATCTGGACGAACTGACCGCTATCGAACAACAGATCGACAACCACTCATTCCGTCAAGCCTGGATTGAAGTCAAACGCGACAACAAAAAACGTCTCGCACAACTGGTACAACAAGATACCGGCGTTGTTTTTAACCCGGATTCCATGTTCGACGTCCAGGTCAAACGCATTCACGAGTACAAGCGCCAATTACTGAACGTATTACACGTGATCCACCTGTACGCCCGCATCAAACGGGGTGACACCGCCAACTGGACCAACCGTTGTGTGCTGATTGGTGGCAAGGCCGCACCGGGCTACTTTATGGCCAAAACCATCATCAAGCTGGTTAACAACGTGGCCGACATCATCAACAACGACCCGGAAGTCGGCGACAAGCTGAAACTGGCGTTTATTCCCAACTACCGGGTATCGGTCATGGAAATCATCGCCCCTGGCACCGATCTGTCGGAGCAGATATCCACCGCCGGTAAAGAAGCCTCCGGCACTGGTAATATGAAGTTCATGATGAACGGTGCCGTGACCATTGGCACCCTTGATGGCGCCAACGTGGAAATCCTCGAAGCTGCGGGCGAAGACAACTTCTTCCTGTTTGGTCTGAAAACCGACGAAGTGGCTGAGCTACGTCACCAGTATCATCCTCAAAGCTATATCGACAGTGATCATGACCTGCAAAGCGTCTTCAACCTGTTGGAATCCGGTCACTTCAACCACTTTGAACCCGGCCTGTTTGACGACCTGATCAATGGCATGAAATCACCTGGCGACCCTTGGGTGACACTGGCCGATTTCCGCAGTTTTGTTGATGCCCAGCAACAAGCCGCCACGGCTTTCCGCAACGTCGAACGCTGGACCAGCATGAGCATTATCAACTCTGCCCGTAGTGGTGTGTTCTCCACCGACCGCACCATCAGTCAGTACAATGAGGAGATCTGGAAATTGACACCGGTAGGTGACGGAGACTGA
- the glgB gene encoding 1,4-alpha-glucan branching protein GlgB, which yields MTETADVSQHLQWMENGVHGDPFSFLGLHRDNNGWLVRVWLPGANKGWLEGQPLRPLAGSACFVAHLSEDQKNRLPQHYRVAWEEDDGVRHDMVSPWSFAQQAGDLDLHLFAEGRHWHIYNLLGAHPSCIDGVDGVYFAVWAPAAKRVSVIGNFNNWHGLRHPMRVCGSSGVWELFIPGLQCGDLYKFEILCGHNNALRIKTDPYASQMEMRPETASVVCRSQHLWQDQQWMQQRAEADWQHQPISIYELHLGSWARDEQGNFLNYRELAQRLLGYLQHTGFTHVELLPVAEHPLDQSWGYQTSGYYAPTSRFGTPDDLRYLIDLLHQHGIGVFLDWVPAHFPRDDFALARFDGTALYEHQDPRQGEHLEWGTYIFNYGRNEVRNFLIANALYWLQEFHIDGLRVDAVASMLCLDYAREDGQWLPNRYGGNENLEAIEFIKTLNHEVHAQCPGALMMAEESTSWPLVSRPTWMGGLGFSMKWNMGWMNDTLRYFKQDPIYRSHHHNQLTFSQMYAYSENFVLPLSHDEVVHLKGSLAGKMPGDNWQKMANLRLLLAWQWLNPGKKLLFMGGEMGQWTEWNEAVSLDWNLLNYPDHKGIQQLVCDLNRLYRQAPALHQYEFEQQGFEWIECNDQQHSLLSFIRKGDQECMVCLFNFLPLPRQHYQVGMPHPGTWQEILNTDASLYGGSNVGNQGTVFTQEQPLMGKPCSATVNIPPLGAVVLKYQG from the coding sequence ATGACTGAAACAGCAGACGTGTCACAACACCTGCAATGGATGGAAAACGGAGTACATGGTGACCCTTTCAGCTTTCTGGGTTTACACCGCGATAACAACGGCTGGCTAGTCCGGGTTTGGTTACCCGGAGCCAACAAGGGCTGGCTCGAAGGCCAGCCACTGCGACCACTGGCAGGCTCCGCCTGTTTTGTCGCTCACCTCAGTGAGGATCAGAAAAACCGGCTACCACAGCACTATCGAGTCGCCTGGGAAGAAGACGACGGGGTTCGCCATGACATGGTATCGCCCTGGTCGTTTGCCCAACAGGCAGGCGACCTCGACCTGCATCTGTTTGCCGAAGGTCGCCACTGGCACATTTATAACCTGCTCGGCGCGCACCCCAGCTGCATTGATGGCGTCGACGGCGTGTATTTTGCCGTCTGGGCACCGGCCGCCAAACGGGTGTCGGTAATTGGCAACTTCAACAACTGGCATGGCCTGCGCCACCCCATGCGCGTCTGTGGCAGCTCCGGCGTGTGGGAGCTGTTTATTCCCGGACTGCAGTGCGGTGACCTCTACAAGTTCGAAATCCTCTGTGGCCACAACAATGCCCTGCGCATCAAAACCGACCCCTACGCCAGCCAGATGGAAATGCGACCGGAAACCGCTTCGGTGGTTTGTCGCAGCCAACATCTCTGGCAAGACCAGCAGTGGATGCAACAACGCGCCGAAGCCGACTGGCAACACCAGCCGATCAGTATTTATGAACTGCATCTGGGTTCCTGGGCACGCGATGAGCAAGGCAATTTTCTCAATTACCGCGAACTGGCCCAGCGCCTGCTCGGCTATTTGCAGCACACCGGCTTTACCCATGTGGAGTTGCTACCGGTCGCCGAGCACCCTCTCGATCAGTCCTGGGGTTACCAGACCTCCGGCTATTACGCCCCAACCAGCCGGTTTGGCACACCCGATGACCTGCGTTACCTGATTGACCTGCTGCACCAGCATGGTATTGGCGTCTTCCTCGACTGGGTACCGGCCCACTTCCCCCGTGATGATTTTGCCCTCGCCCGCTTCGACGGCACCGCACTGTACGAGCACCAAGACCCACGTCAGGGAGAACACCTGGAATGGGGCACCTACATTTTTAACTACGGCCGTAACGAGGTACGTAATTTCCTCATTGCCAATGCCCTCTACTGGCTGCAGGAATTCCACATTGATGGTCTGCGAGTTGATGCCGTGGCCTCCATGTTGTGTCTCGACTATGCCCGCGAAGACGGCCAGTGGCTGCCCAACCGTTATGGCGGCAATGAGAACCTGGAAGCCATCGAATTTATCAAGACTCTGAACCACGAAGTCCACGCCCAGTGCCCTGGTGCGCTGATGATGGCGGAGGAATCCACCTCCTGGCCGCTGGTATCCCGTCCAACCTGGATGGGTGGCCTCGGTTTCTCGATGAAGTGGAATATGGGCTGGATGAACGACACCCTGCGTTATTTCAAGCAAGATCCGATTTACCGCAGTCACCACCACAACCAACTGACCTTCAGTCAAATGTACGCCTACAGTGAAAACTTCGTTTTACCGCTGTCCCACGACGAGGTGGTACATCTGAAAGGCTCACTGGCAGGCAAAATGCCCGGCGACAACTGGCAAAAAATGGCCAATCTACGTCTGTTATTAGCCTGGCAATGGCTCAACCCCGGCAAAAAGCTGCTGTTTATGGGGGGCGAAATGGGGCAATGGACAGAATGGAACGAAGCCGTTTCCCTCGATTGGAACCTGCTCAACTACCCCGATCACAAAGGTATCCAGCAACTGGTGTGCGACCTCAACCGGCTGTACCGGCAAGCCCCGGCCCTGCATCAGTATGAATTTGAGCAACAGGGATTCGAGTGGATCGAATGCAACGACCAGCAGCATTCCTTGCTGAGCTTTATTCGCAAGGGCGACCAGGAATGCATGGTCTGCCTGTTCAATTTTTTACCGCTACCACGCCAGCACTACCAGGTGGGCATGCCACACCCTGGCACCTGGCAAGAAATCCTCAATACCGATGCCAGCCTGTACGGCGGCAGCAATGTCGGTAATCAGGGCACCGTTTTCACACAAGAGCAACCTCTAATGGGTAAACCCTGTTCAGCGACGGTAAATATTCCACCGTTGGGCGCAGTGGTGCTGAAATATCAGGGTTAA
- the glgC gene encoding glucose-1-phosphate adenylyltransferase — protein sequence MLKSYDDDVRLPTDISRKTLALVLAGGEGSRLKQLTRWRAKPAVPFGGKYRIIDFVLSNCVNSGIRKISVVTQYKSHSLIRHVQRAWSFMRYEVGEFVELMPAQQRIDKGWYKGTADAIYQNLDILRHHTPNYVLILGGDHIYAMDYTHMLAAHQQSGADVTVGCIEVPLEEASDFGVMSIDEDMKITRFSEKPAKPECIPGKPGSALASMGIYVFSSDFLYRTLIDDNDNPDSSRDFGKDIIPGVISRHNVQAFPFTDEVKGKPAYWRDVGTLQAFWKANIDLCSITPDLNLYDRDWPVWTYQPQLPPAKFTFDDEGRRGEAIDSLVAGGCIISGARIKRSVISSDCRIHSYCHIKDTVMLPQVNVHRHCRIQNAVIDKDCEIPAGTIIGEDIEADRRRFHVDESGIVLVTPEMLGQNIHMTR from the coding sequence ATGCTCAAGAGCTATGATGATGATGTACGACTGCCGACCGATATTTCCCGCAAGACCCTTGCCCTGGTGCTGGCCGGGGGCGAAGGCAGCCGCCTGAAACAGCTCACTCGCTGGCGCGCCAAACCGGCAGTGCCCTTTGGTGGTAAATACCGCATTATCGATTTTGTCTTGTCGAATTGTGTTAACTCCGGCATTCGAAAAATCAGCGTGGTGACCCAATACAAGTCCCACTCCCTGATCCGCCATGTGCAGCGGGCCTGGTCCTTTATGCGTTACGAGGTGGGCGAATTTGTCGAACTGATGCCAGCCCAGCAACGTATCGACAAGGGCTGGTACAAGGGTACTGCCGACGCCATTTACCAGAACCTCGATATCCTCCGTCATCACACCCCAAATTATGTGCTGATACTGGGAGGCGATCACATTTACGCCATGGATTACACCCACATGCTGGCTGCCCACCAGCAATCTGGTGCTGATGTCACGGTCGGCTGTATTGAAGTGCCCCTTGAGGAAGCTTCAGATTTCGGGGTGATGTCGATCGACGAGGACATGAAGATTACCCGCTTTAGCGAGAAACCGGCCAAGCCAGAGTGCATTCCTGGCAAACCGGGATCGGCGCTGGCGTCCATGGGTATCTACGTGTTCTCCAGCGACTTTCTCTATCGCACCCTGATTGACGATAACGATAACCCGGATTCTTCCCGCGATTTCGGTAAGGACATCATTCCTGGTGTGATATCCAGGCACAATGTTCAGGCCTTCCCGTTCACTGACGAGGTCAAAGGCAAACCCGCCTACTGGCGCGATGTGGGTACCCTGCAAGCCTTCTGGAAAGCCAATATCGACCTTTGCAGCATCACACCAGATCTCAACCTTTACGACCGTGATTGGCCGGTGTGGACTTATCAGCCGCAGCTGCCACCGGCCAAATTCACGTTTGACGACGAAGGCCGTCGGGGTGAAGCCATCGATTCCCTGGTCGCCGGAGGCTGCATTATCTCCGGTGCCAGAATCAAGCGCTCAGTGATTTCCAGTGACTGCCGGATTCACAGTTATTGTCATATCAAGGACACCGTGATGCTGCCGCAAGTGAATGTGCACCGTCACTGTCGCATCCAGAACGCGGTGATCGACAAGGACTGTGAAATTCCGGCTGGCACCATTATCGGTGAAGACATCGAAGCCGATCGCAGGCGTTTCCATGTTGACGAATCCGGTATCGTACTGGTCACCCCGGAGATGCTTGGTCAGAATATCCATATGACCCGTTAA